Proteins encoded together in one Oreochromis aureus strain Israel breed Guangdong linkage group 23, ZZ_aureus, whole genome shotgun sequence window:
- the tm2d1 gene encoding TM2 domain-containing protein 1, with protein sequence MASSRRRLLCVRSGALSLLFYCVYSHLQLVLSEEAENCQNLRLGQYKCNDPKIDESTQEPENCRDMTASVECLPAPNISCRLSNGTVFRFSGDEVGFNKSIPCRNVSGYSYKVAVALSLFLGWLGADRFYLGYPALGLLKFCTVGFCGIGTLIDFILIAMQIVGPADGSNYIVDYYGARLTRLSITNETFRKPHHSL encoded by the exons ATGGCGTCCTCCCGGAGGCGGCTGCTGTGTGTGCGCTCCGGGGCGCTCAGCCTCTTATTTTACTGCGTTTATTCGCACCTGCAGCTGGTCCTGAGCGAGGAGGCAGAGAACTGCCAGAACCTGAGACTCGGACA GTATAAATGCAATGATCCAAAGATTGACGAATCCACTCAGGAGCCAGAGAACTGCAGGGACATGACGGCGTCGG TGGAGTGCCTCCCAGCTCCAAACATCAGCTgtcggctctccaacgggacgGTGTTCAGGTTTAGCGGGGACGAGGTCGGCTTCAACAAATCCATCCCCTGCAGGAATGT gAGTGGTTATTCCTACAAAGTGGCCGTGGCATTGTCTCTGTTTCTGGGCTGGCTCGGAGCAGATCGCTTCTACCTGGGATATCCTGCTCTGG gATTGTTGAAGTTCTGCACTGTTGGTTTCTGTGGGATCGGCACACTCATCGACTTCATATTGATCGCCATGCAG ATCGTGGGTCCAGCGGATGGATCAAACTACATCGTGGATTATTACGGTGCCCGTCTGACCCGTCTGTCCATCACCAACGAGACTTTCAGGAAGCCACATCACTCTCTGTGA